The nucleotide sequence ACGGTATGGGCCATGGCGTCATTCTCCTCGGGCGGGCGAGTTCTCGTCGTCTCCGGCTCGTTCCTTACGGGAAAGCGTTATCCTGCAGAGTATGTTATCCATGGACCACCTGCCAGCCGAGCCCAATCCACCCCGTGCGGTGATCGCCAGCGGCACCGGCCGGTATGCCGACCCGTGGCATCCGTTCCCCGCCACGTCGGCCCGCATCGCGGACGCTCTGCGCGCCGACGGGTGGGAGGTCACGGTCGATGGTGACGTCGATCGCGCGCTCGCGCACCTCGACGGGTTCGACCTGCTCGTCGTGAACGCCGGCGATCCGTGGCGCGACGGCGCGACCGAGATCGGCCATCGCTCCGACCCCGCCGCCGACGCGGGCCTGCGGGCGGCGATCGCCCGCGGAATCGGGCTCGTCGCGGTGCACGCCGCGCTCTCGAGCCTGCGCGACCACCCGGCCTGGCGCGCGGCCATCGGCGGCGAATGGCAGCCGGGATTCTCGTGGCACCCGCCGGTCGGACACGCGCGGGTGAGGGTCGTCGACGGTGAACATCCGGTGAGCGAAGGGATGCCGCCCCTCGACGTCTTCGACGAGCGCTACAGCGACCTGGTGGTCGACGCGGGCGCGCGCGTCCTCGCGGTGCACGATGTCGACGGCGCCGAGCACGCCGCGGTGTGGGTGCGGGAGCATCCGACGCGCGCCGTGGCCTCCGCGCTCGGCCACGACGAACGCTCGTACGACTCCCCCGCGCACGTGACTCTGCTGCAGCGCGCTGCGCGCTGGGCGGCGCGCACCTGAGGCAGCGCGCACCGCCCGGCGAGCGTGCGATCGCGGTCGGGAACGGGGCATCCGTCCGACCGGGCAGAATGGATGCGGCGCCGCCCGGCGTACCCGCCCCCACCTGAATCCGGAGTGACATGTCCTGGCTCGTGACCGGAGGTGCCGGCTACATCGGCGCCCACATCGTCCGTGCGCTCGCAGACGCGGGCCTGAACTCTGTCGTCATCGACGACCTCTCGAGCGGGCACGCGTCGTTCGTGCCCGAGAGCGTCCCCCTCGTGCGGGGCTCCATCCTCGACGGCGAGCTCGTCGAGCGCACGCTCCGCGAGCACCGCATCGAGGGCGTCATCCACCTCGCCGGGTTCAAGTACGCGGGCGTGTCGGTGCAGCGCCCGCTGCACACCTACGCGCAGAACGTCGAGGGCACGTGCGCCCTCCTC is from Microbacterium sp. LWH3-1.2 and encodes:
- a CDS encoding ThuA domain-containing protein: MDHLPAEPNPPRAVIASGTGRYADPWHPFPATSARIADALRADGWEVTVDGDVDRALAHLDGFDLLVVNAGDPWRDGATEIGHRSDPAADAGLRAAIARGIGLVAVHAALSSLRDHPAWRAAIGGEWQPGFSWHPPVGHARVRVVDGEHPVSEGMPPLDVFDERYSDLVVDAGARVLAVHDVDGAEHAAVWVREHPTRAVASALGHDERSYDSPAHVTLLQRAARWAART